The genomic interval ATTAATCATCGTTCATTTTCCTCGAGGAATGGAACCCAGGGGCCATCAATCATTTAGGCTGTTCGCTACAACAGGATCGAATAAATAACCACTCCATGGAACCCTTTACCTAACAAGGCATACTACTACCGCCCTCGATCTACCCCGGAACAAAGGGTGCGATCTGTGTCTTAATATCTGAACATGTGAACATTGATTAGAGTTTATTGTGACCCTGGCTTTGATATTCGGCTCTACCATGATTACACATAGTCGAAGAAATGtcagatcatcatccataCATCGTTTCTTATGCATTaattcatcatcatcaccatcatcatcataccATTCGTAGCTTAACAGGTAAGCTGACCATGAGTATTGGTAATGCAACGATCTATTTCAGTGTTTGGAGAGATTAGAACCCTGAGCACAAGAAGTCATGTTTTTCGATAGGCATGAGGAAACTTCCACTTACTCAGATCAATGTGAGTATGCCGCCAGTTTCCATTCCCGCCATTACGGCATACGCTGATGAGCCCAGTCTCGCCCTGGATGGTGGTACTTTGGCATGATTGACTAAAGTCACCACTGATTTCGATATTAGTATTGCTTAGAGATTCTCTCATATCGCATAGGAAAATATAGGCTTACTTCCTCATACACTAGATAAGAGGTCAAAAGTCAGCATCATTTGAAAAGTTTGGATAATCCTAACAATAGATGTTTACCTTCAAGCTTGATTTGGAGTTTCCCACGCAGCGGTTGATGTCAATTTCACTTCGTCGAGCCTCGCCATTTACATGGTCGAGGCACAACGCTTGTAGGATTGAGTCTCCAGAATACTGAATATCTGTGCAGGTCCTGGCAAACCCACCGGCAGTGGTCAGGGTCGCGGACAGAAGAAGAGTAACAGGCACGAGAGAAAACAGCATATTGCTTGTCAGCAGAAGTGATAGGAGGGCTTGATTCACTAGATTGGAAAgttgaaaagagaagaattTGGCTATTTTATAGTACAGTTTGCAGTGAATAAGCGGCGATATCTAGTAAGAGGGTAGGCAGTGACCAGCCTTAAAATCCAGGGATGTTCCTGTCTTACTTCTCCTTGCCTCCGAAGATTCCTGCTGCAAAAGGCATATATATGAAGAAAATGTATCCTGATTTAGTTGGTCTTGATTCACAAACATTTTAACAAGATGTACTGCTAGTCTGCTTGATTGCATGGCTTCACTTGGGCACTGAAACACTGATTTATATGACGCAAGGGATGCTTTTGCTCCTGCCTACCTTCACCTCGTGCACTCCTAGCCCATCTGAGGCCAGCACCCCTTGCATCACTGAACAAACAAGCCATATCCCATTTCAGCGATTTTGTTACTGAATTGATGGGTAAAAGTCGCAAATGCAAGTCAAACGTCCTCATACCTCACTGTTTGTGTGAGAGGTTTCTCTAGTGCAATCAAATACGTAGAAGAATATAGACTCAGATGCAGATCCTTAGCTGGAGTTGGCAAGTCCCGCCTGTGTGGCTACCAACAAGTGCATACGTATTCTGGTAGATGACAGAGCACCTAGCTTCTCACATTCTGTGCTTTGCATCTCCTTTGGTAGTGACTGATTGCCCATGTCGAATGCTAATGCAGGCATAGACGCAATGCAGAATGGCATGTTGTGCATTGAGCAGAGGCATGTAATCGAATCAAATTGAATGCCTCTTGATCCTTACTGCTAAAGGTAGTGTAGATAAAGCCTTGGTTTCAAGACAAATTCTCCAAGATATGATGGTACGGTTTCTGTTGATTAAGATGCCTCAAAGTGGGCCTTCAGTCGGCGAGCCGAAATGGCGTACGCTCCCGACCTGCGGAACTGCTTCAATGATCGCATGTCGGTCCCCACACTTGATTGCATGAACACGGCCAGTCGTGGTGAGCGGGCTTACGTGGAGGTTGCCCACTTGAGCTCCCGCGGGACTATAACAACGGCGCCAACCCCGGCCTAGACCGACTTACCAATAGCGTCAGGGCCTAGCACACTGGCGTAAATCACTATCGGGCCTGTCTCACCCTGAAATTTCGGCCGGGAGGGCAGTTCTGTAAGACCCCAGGTGACATCACTGGCTCTACTAACAATCTGATTGTCGCTAGAGTCCGAGATAAGAAAAGGTTGAGCAGGCGAGGCCAAAACTGTATCGATGCAATGCGCAAAGGATCCAGTCGGCACCACAAACTGAACCCCTCGTCGTGAATCCCAAAAGTACTGCGCTAGTAGCTATGCCCCTGCGGCGACCGCTGCTTCATTCCAGCCGGTCACAATCACCCCAGCGCGATTGCAAGGCTCATTAGCACATGCGTATCCAACCCGAATAGCTGCATCTTGAACTTCCGGCATCCCCACGACCTGGGGAACCATTTCGGACAGGCTTCTGGCAGGATTCAAACGTGTTGAGGTCTATATTCCTGGCAGTAAGATAGAAGTGGGTACCTACGCCTTCAACGGACGGGTTAGTCCGCCCGTTTTCGAGGTCAACAGATCTATCAAATGACATGTAGATGCCCCGCTAATATGCTCTcgtgtttttgttttgtgaGATAGTGGCAAACTATAAACGAAAATGCTATGAACATATCGATCAGAATCTATAGAAAAGACCTCCTtgctggctggctgcatCCTTGTTCACCTTAAAGAATAGGATAGGGGAGGTCAGACTATCACAGCCCGGTAACCTGCTCATATTCCAGAGTGAAACGGGAAATGAAATATCTGAATAGTTAATATTGTTGACTATATGAATACAACCTACCGTTGAAGTCCCCGTCCCGAAAGAGCAACGTATCACGGCTTCCTACCACTGCAGACCAAGGTGCGGCGTTGCCGCTTTTTCTTGTGTTTTGCGAGCCGAACTTTCCAATCCCTTCGGTGCTGTCATGATATCAAATAGCTTATTGCCGAATTTCTGAAAAGCAGACGTAATTCCACCGTAGTCAAATAACTCTCTTTCCATTTGACTGAGCTGGAAACCAAATCTTTGTCCGCCCACGTAGATTGATCTTGCATTGAAATCAATCGAAATATCTTCGCCGTCCTTGGCAGCTTCGTAGAAATACTCATCAATCATGGTTATTCCCAAGAGCCCGAGATTGGGCATGTTTCGCTGAAATATGAAAGCGAACGATTTTGCAACGACACATTTCACACCGCAGCCTGGGCAATAGTTGTAGTTAGAAATAATACTTGTGAATATGTAACGAGGAAAGGCTTTTGGCATACCCAGCAGAGCCATGACCGCTTGCTCGCGGGATGATCCACATCCAAAGCCCTTTCCAGCGATGACAACATCGAAGCCATTCTTGGCACGATTGCGGAAATTCGGATGGGTATATTCCAAACAGTGTAATCCACTGACTTCATTGTTTCTCATTCCTACGAGGAATTCGGCAGGGGCGATCTTGAATCAAATAAGTCCCGATCGCTTTCTGCAATAAATGAATGGTAACTCACTGCGTCCGTGTCGATAAAATCTCCCAGCTGCTGAATTTTGCCCGTGAGAGTTTTCCCGGTCGTGGATAATTGGCATTCATCCATTTCCACGATTCCTACAGCGGgtatctctctctctatttcaTTTTCATCGGCCGTAACTTGACGGGACTCCCGAGGCTCCACATAATGCACTTCTTTGATGACAGGGGGTGAATCCAAAAGGGCCGAAGCTCCTCTGAGATGATTCCACTGGTTCAGGTCAATGGTACTCAACAACTCATGAGGATCAGTCAGTTTCATTTCATAGGATGACGCGGCAACTGTGGCCGCAGAGCCAAGGTGCCCAATTGATCCTACATGTTATTATCAGCAATGCAATTTCTTTTGTGGGAGTTGATGTATCACCTTTGCCCATACGATTCTCAAAGTTTCGGTTTTGAGAGGATATCCAAACCTCACCTGGCTCGGCCTGATCAGCAGACATACCTACACAGTAGCTGCATCCGGGAACGCCAATATCAAATCCTGCTTTCTCATATATGCCGAGCAGGCCAAGATGGCGAAGACGATGCATAATTGGCAGTGATCCGGGGACAactttcctctttcctttaGCAACAGGTTTGAATCCCTGTTTTAATCCCTGTTCCAGGACTAACGCGCCAAGAATGAGATCTTCCTCAGCAGTAGTGCAAGCACCAATAAAGCATCCGTGCAATGCCATTCCCTCATGATCTTTAACGGGCACCACGTCATCTGGTCTGGGATACCGGGCTAGAAATGATCCGACATTGTCCAAGTCAATTTCATGGGTCTCTGCGTACTGCGCATCCTCATCTGGTCGAAAGTAGTTGCTGTCGCTTTTGTGCCGAGCAAGCCGTCGCTTCTTGATGAAGTCATCCGTGATTTGATCCGGAACAAACACTCCAGTTATTCCCCCAAACTCCTATTATTCTGTGTTAGCTTAGCTCTTTCACCCCTGCGTATCACCCCACCTACTGTGGTCATGTTGGAAATCGCAAACCGAGCATCAGAGGACAGATGTCTGACACCGGGACCTGTGAACTCTACGATGCGTTCAGAAGCAACTGTATTCCTCTTCAGTTGCTGTAAGATATATAAAATCACGTCTTTGCCTCCAATCCCAGGCTTTGGAGATCCGACAAGTTGAATACTGACTGATTCCGGAACTTTGAACCAAGTCTCCCCAGTCACCAGAGGCAGTGTAACATCTGCAGCACCTAAT from Penicillium psychrofluorescens genome assembly, chromosome: 5 carries:
- a CDS encoding uncharacterized protein (ID:PFLUO_007297-T1.cds;~source:funannotate), whose protein sequence is MALLGCGVKCVVAKSFAFIFQRNMPNLGLLGITMIDEYFYEAAKDGEDISIDFNARSIYVGGQRFGFQLSQMERELFDYGGITSAFQKFGNKLFDIMTAPKGLESSARKTQEKAATPHLGLQW